The window ACCGAACGTTGTCACGTATAATGTTTTGCTCAATGGGATTTGTCGGACGGCAAGTTTGCATCCGGAAGAAAGGTTCGAGAGGAATGTGAGGAATGCAGagaaggtgttcgatgaaatgcgtCAGAGAGGGATTGAGCCTGATGTTACGAGTTTTTCCATCGTGCTTCATATGTATAGCCGAGCTCATAAGTCTGAGCTGACGTTGGATAAGTTGAAGCTGATGAAGGCGAAAGGGATTAGTCCGACGATTGAAACATACACTTCGGTTGTTAAATGTCTCTGTTCTTGTGGGAGATTGGAGGAAGCGGAAGAGTTGCTTGAAACAATGGTGGAAACTGGGATAAGCCCGTCTTCTGCGACATACAATTGTTTTTTCAAAGAATACAAAGGGAGGAAAGATGCTAATGGGGCAATGAATCTGTATAGGAAGATGAAGAACGGATTTTGTAAACCAAGTACGCAGACGTATAATGTATTGTTGGGGACGTTTATCAATTTGGGGAAGATGGAGACTGTGAAAGAGATATGGGATGATCTGAAGGCAAGTGAAACTGGTCCGGATTTGGACTCGTATACGTCATTGATTCATGGGTTGTGTAGTAAGGAGAAATGGAAGGAGGCTTGTGGGTTTTTTGTGGAGATGATAGAGAAGGGTTACTTGCCACAAAAGCTAACGTTTGAGACATTGTATAAAGGATTAATACAGTCTAATAAGATGAGGACTTGgaggaggttgaagaagaaactcGACGAGGAATCTATTACATTTGGCTCTGAGTTT is drawn from Camelina sativa cultivar DH55 chromosome 1, Cs, whole genome shotgun sequence and contains these coding sequences:
- the LOC104793768 gene encoding pentatricopeptide repeat-containing protein At2g13420, mitochondrial, which codes for GDQTSPETFLILTKRLIAAGLTRQAVRAFDDAPCFLENRRFGVVEFGFLLDTLCKYGYTKMAVGVFNERKEEFGCDEKIYTILIAGWCKLRRIDMAEKFLAEMIESGIEPNVVTYNVLLNGICRTASLHPEERFERNVRNAEKVFDEMRQRGIEPDVTSFSIVLHMYSRAHKSELTLDKLKLMKAKGISPTIETYTSVVKCLCSCGRLEEAEELLETMVETGISPSSATYNCFFKEYKGRKDANGAMNLYRKMKNGFCKPSTQTYNVLLGTFINLGKMETVKEIWDDLKASETGPDLDSYTSLIHGLCSKEKWKEACGFFVEMIEKGYLPQKLTFETLYKGLIQSNKMRTWRRLKKKLDEESITFGSEFQRYPFEPYKR